Proteins encoded within one genomic window of uncultured Desulfobacter sp.:
- a CDS encoding sigma-54 dependent transcriptional regulator, with amino-acid sequence MKDILVLTHAEDEWQLISSVLSDVGNIRRAPDLNAALAMHTQSPFDLILADIELLTAHPGMPAFSSVNPFVQFIVLCTRSNTRQAIEAVKAGAVGYLLSPVMERDIHLLLPSLNHSRSKDFELDYLRDRFWKTEWLDIIRSKNAGMKRIFDNIRSVAPTIATVLLLGETGTGKGTLARLIHWHSRRFEKPFISIHCGAIPDTLIESELFGHEKGAFTGAERKKPGRFEMAEGGTIFLDEIGTISPSAQVKLLQVLQDGTFSRIGGDAVFKANVRIIAATNSDLGDAVSKRIFRKDLFYRLNVFPIEIPPLKERMEDLEYLVDLFLKKLNVKYGKNIQTVHPSVLDGFCHYEWPGNIRELENILERAYILETSTVVTPDNLPIETQMDVIRDIPAPGTGQTLAQARRYAVNACEVFYLTSLLKQTNGRINETAQKAGITPRQLNRLLTRHRLDKKQFKPQKDT; translated from the coding sequence ATGAAAGACATACTGGTTCTGACCCATGCGGAAGATGAATGGCAATTGATTTCAAGCGTTCTGTCCGATGTCGGCAACATCCGTCGGGCACCTGATCTCAATGCGGCGCTGGCAATGCATACCCAGTCCCCATTTGATCTGATCCTGGCCGATATCGAACTTCTGACGGCCCATCCGGGTATGCCGGCATTCAGTTCAGTCAATCCATTTGTTCAGTTTATTGTACTGTGCACACGGTCCAACACCCGCCAAGCCATTGAGGCGGTGAAAGCGGGTGCTGTTGGATACCTGCTGTCCCCGGTCATGGAACGGGATATCCATCTGTTGCTTCCCTCCTTAAACCACTCCCGTTCCAAGGACTTTGAACTGGATTACCTGCGGGATCGTTTCTGGAAGACTGAATGGCTGGACATCATCCGGTCCAAAAATGCGGGCATGAAAAGAATTTTTGATAATATCCGGTCTGTTGCTCCTACCATTGCCACCGTCCTGCTTTTGGGCGAAACCGGCACAGGAAAAGGCACCCTGGCCCGGCTGATCCACTGGCACAGCCGGCGATTCGAAAAGCCCTTTATCTCCATCCATTGCGGTGCGATCCCGGATACTCTCATTGAAAGTGAATTGTTCGGCCATGAAAAGGGCGCATTTACCGGTGCTGAACGTAAAAAACCCGGTCGGTTTGAAATGGCAGAGGGCGGCACAATTTTTTTAGATGAGATTGGAACAATATCCCCGTCCGCCCAGGTTAAATTGCTCCAGGTGCTCCAGGACGGTACCTTCAGCCGGATCGGAGGCGATGCCGTTTTCAAAGCCAATGTACGCATCATCGCGGCTACCAATTCAGACCTGGGAGACGCTGTCAGCAAAAGGATATTTCGAAAAGACCTGTTTTACCGCCTCAACGTCTTTCCCATTGAAATTCCGCCTCTCAAGGAACGGATGGAAGACCTGGAATATCTGGTGGATCTGTTTTTAAAAAAATTAAACGTCAAATACGGGAAAAATATCCAAACGGTTCATCCGTCTGTTCTGGATGGATTCTGCCATTATGAATGGCCCGGCAATATTCGGGAGCTTGAGAACATCCTTGAACGTGCCTATATTCTCGAAACTTCCACTGTGGTAACGCCCGATAATTTACCCATCGAAACCCAGATGGATGTGATCCGGGATATACCAGCCCCCGGCACCGGCCAGACCCTGGCCCAGGCGCGCCGGTATGCGGTCAATGCCTGTGAAGTTTTCTATCTGACCAGTCTGCTGAAGCAAACCAACGGCCGAATTAATGAAACTGCACAAAAAGCCGGTATTACGCCCCGGCAACTCAACCGCCTGCTGACACGGCACAGGCTAGATAAAAAACAATTCAAACCCCAAAAAGACACCTGA
- a CDS encoding cobalamin-dependent protein (Presence of a B(12) (cobalamin)-binding domain implies dependence on cobalamin itself, in one of its several forms, or in some unusual lineages, dependence on a cobalamin-like analog.) produces MRAVLVFPPKAGATYVPLGIASLAPYIEARVPDVDVRLIDLNIALWHLLAIGDPEGQDLLAFTQGKAGQFLDHGQTRYYKQVWDRLRRRMTHLGEQAGLYLETGEADQDFLSILGNQVDQILSLEAGFVGISVLFPEQVSFAAALARALKHTLNIKGLSRVRIVLGGAMMSAMPVTELLEAVPEIDAVVCGEGEEAAAALCEGRPLNEIPGLIYWEGDHIRVNKKVKTLSLKELPTPDFSELPLDRYFNPVPVLPVLFSRGCAWRRCRFCSHNFSFGGHRKKKVRDFVAEMAVYTRSFGVRHFYFADEYITPEMPSVSVCTLKAERP; encoded by the coding sequence ATGCGTGCTGTTCTTGTTTTCCCACCGAAAGCAGGTGCCACATACGTGCCATTAGGTATCGCATCGCTTGCACCTTATATTGAGGCCCGGGTGCCTGATGTCGATGTCCGATTAATTGATTTAAACATTGCTCTTTGGCACCTCCTGGCAATAGGAGACCCTGAAGGTCAAGATCTGCTTGCATTTACCCAAGGAAAGGCCGGGCAATTTCTCGACCATGGACAAACCCGATACTATAAACAAGTATGGGACAGGCTTCGGCGCCGGATGACCCATTTGGGTGAGCAAGCCGGCTTATATCTTGAGACAGGTGAAGCAGATCAAGATTTTTTGTCCATACTTGGGAATCAGGTAGATCAGATTCTCTCATTAGAGGCTGGATTTGTGGGGATTTCAGTTCTTTTCCCGGAACAAGTCTCGTTTGCTGCCGCACTTGCCAGAGCACTCAAACATACACTGAATATCAAAGGACTTTCCCGGGTCAGGATTGTTTTAGGCGGCGCTATGATGTCGGCGATGCCGGTAACCGAGCTGCTTGAAGCCGTCCCTGAAATTGATGCGGTGGTCTGCGGTGAAGGGGAAGAAGCGGCAGCTGCGCTCTGTGAGGGCCGTCCATTAAATGAAATCCCCGGCCTGATTTACTGGGAGGGCGATCATATCCGTGTCAATAAGAAAGTCAAAACCCTTTCATTGAAAGAATTGCCGACCCCTGATTTCTCAGAACTTCCTCTTGACAGGTATTTTAATCCGGTTCCGGTGCTCCCGGTTCTTTTCTCAAGGGGCTGTGCCTGGCGGCGATGCCGTTTCTGTTCACACAATTTTTCCTTTGGTGGACATCGTAAAAAAAAGGTTCGTGACTTTGTGGCAGAGATGGCCGTTTATACACGATCGTTTGGCGTCCGCCATTTTTATTTTGCCGATGAGTATATTACGCCCGAAATGCCAAGCGTTTCGGTATGCACATTAAAGGCCGAACGCCCTTGA
- the trxC gene encoding thioredoxin TrxC, whose product MGENQLIIRCTKCGAKNRVPESRISEGPKCGKCGTLLPLEIFDVPVNVTDANFDQEVMQSSLPVLVDCWAPWCGPCRAVGPIMDALAKTYKGRLKIAKVNIDENPGTGSKYRIQSIPTMLFVKNGNLVDRVTGALPKEALEARIKAFI is encoded by the coding sequence ATGGGTGAAAATCAACTGATTATTCGGTGTACCAAGTGCGGGGCAAAAAACCGTGTACCTGAGAGCAGGATTTCGGAAGGCCCCAAGTGCGGCAAGTGCGGAACCCTTTTGCCGCTTGAAATTTTTGATGTCCCCGTGAACGTTACGGATGCTAATTTTGATCAGGAGGTCATGCAGTCATCACTGCCGGTGCTGGTGGACTGCTGGGCTCCCTGGTGCGGTCCCTGCCGGGCGGTAGGCCCCATAATGGATGCCCTTGCAAAAACGTACAAGGGGCGGCTCAAAATCGCTAAGGTCAATATTGACGAAAATCCGGGAACCGGCTCAAAATACCGCATCCAAAGCATCCCTACCATGCTTTTTGTGAAAAACGGCAATCTGGTCGATCGGGTCACAGGGGCTTTGCCCAAGGAGGCTCTGGAGGCCCGGATAAAAGCATTTATATAA
- a CDS encoding DUF364 domain-containing protein, translating into MNINDIYIKLKDALKSEIVRHDLADKRIDIKCKPLSVEEAIGTPEHDDYPIVKGKEVMMAATFNGAVGQSFTDEYTDISLSVDGLLELDHTKTSDRAIFIAGLNAVYRSLGLCEKTIHCKDKEPVDCAENLIEQPQFSGKKILLVGLQPRFLEYLAKQNTMRVLDLDPDNVGTEKFGVQIESGEDFEQALDWCDMIFATGSTIVNGTITTFLNAGKPAVFFGVTISAPAKILGLSSYCHCGH; encoded by the coding sequence ACATCAATGACATTTACATTAAACTAAAAGATGCACTGAAATCAGAAATCGTCCGTCACGACCTTGCCGACAAAAGAATTGACATCAAGTGCAAACCATTATCCGTAGAAGAGGCCATCGGCACCCCGGAGCACGATGATTACCCCATCGTCAAAGGCAAAGAGGTGATGATGGCGGCAACATTTAACGGGGCTGTGGGCCAGTCGTTCACAGATGAGTATACCGACATCTCTTTGTCCGTGGATGGTCTGCTTGAATTGGACCACACTAAAACCAGCGACCGGGCAATTTTCATTGCAGGGCTTAATGCGGTTTACAGATCCTTGGGACTTTGTGAAAAAACAATACATTGCAAAGATAAAGAGCCGGTGGATTGTGCCGAAAATTTAATTGAGCAGCCGCAATTCTCGGGGAAAAAGATTCTTCTGGTCGGGCTTCAGCCTAGATTTTTGGAATATCTTGCCAAACAGAACACGATGCGGGTACTGGATCTTGACCCGGACAACGTGGGGACTGAAAAGTTTGGCGTTCAAATAGAATCCGGGGAAGATTTTGAGCAGGCACTTGATTGGTGCGACATGATCTTTGCCACAGGGTCCACTATTGTAAACGGTACCATTACCACGTTTTTAAACGCCGGCAAGCCTGCCGTATTTTTCGGGGTGACCATCAGCGCCCCGGCCAAAATTTTGGGGCTTTCGAGCTATTGCCATTGCGGTCACTAA